One part of the Mycolicibacterium aromaticivorans JS19b1 = JCM 16368 genome encodes these proteins:
- a CDS encoding MlaD family protein, giving the protein MIEWAAGRVVRGVGFGYRHRLWLSTVGLVLTLVVAAAYVLVGALRVTPFDSAYRVTIKLPESGGLLPNQDVTLRGVPIGRVQSLAITPDGVAAVATVRSDVRIPSASPVKVSGLSPAGEQYIEFVPTSDAGPYLHDGSVIAQDKASVPVSLADVLAHADGMLKQVDPGKLELIKKELSLTNQGPQKLADIIDGGTFLLSTLDSVLPQTTSILRTSRIVLTTAADKNAGIKVATDNLNRTFSGVNKMVDGYRRLVDQTPHTLSATDALFTDNSDTMVGLLTSMATASQLLYVRVPALNALFPDYRGSLLDAWATVMHDHGLWATADIYPRYACDYGTPRRPASSADYPEPYLYTYCRDDDPAVLIRGAKNAPRPADDDTAGPPPGADLGATTDPTPKGRYTIPTPYGGPVLPIEPPS; this is encoded by the coding sequence ATGATCGAGTGGGCAGCCGGCCGCGTGGTGCGTGGGGTCGGGTTCGGCTATCGGCACCGATTGTGGTTGTCGACGGTGGGTCTGGTCCTGACGCTGGTGGTCGCCGCGGCGTACGTGTTGGTGGGTGCGCTGCGGGTGACGCCGTTCGACTCGGCGTACCGGGTGACGATCAAGCTGCCGGAATCCGGTGGGCTGCTGCCCAATCAGGACGTGACGTTGCGCGGGGTGCCGATCGGGCGGGTGCAGTCGCTGGCGATCACGCCCGACGGAGTGGCCGCGGTGGCGACCGTGCGCTCGGATGTCCGCATCCCGTCGGCCAGCCCGGTGAAGGTGTCGGGTCTGTCCCCGGCCGGTGAGCAGTACATCGAATTCGTGCCGACCTCCGACGCCGGGCCGTACCTGCATGACGGCAGCGTCATCGCGCAGGACAAGGCTTCGGTGCCGGTCAGCTTGGCTGACGTCCTCGCCCACGCCGACGGGATGTTGAAGCAGGTCGATCCGGGCAAGCTCGAACTGATCAAGAAAGAGTTGAGCCTGACCAATCAAGGCCCGCAGAAGCTCGCCGACATCATCGACGGCGGCACGTTCCTGTTGTCGACGCTGGATTCCGTTCTGCCGCAGACCACGAGCATTTTGCGGACCAGCCGGATCGTGCTGACCACCGCGGCCGACAAGAACGCGGGGATCAAGGTCGCCACCGACAACTTGAATCGCACCTTCAGCGGGGTGAACAAGATGGTCGACGGTTACCGCCGGCTCGTCGATCAAACGCCGCACACCCTCTCGGCCACCGACGCTCTGTTCACCGACAACTCCGACACCATGGTCGGGCTGCTGACCAGCATGGCCACCGCCTCGCAGCTGTTGTATGTGCGGGTGCCGGCCCTCAATGCGCTGTTCCCGGACTACCGCGGGTCCCTGCTCGATGCGTGGGCCACCGTGATGCACGACCACGGCCTGTGGGCGACCGCCGACATTTACCCGCGCTACGCATGCGATTACGGCACGCCGAGGCGTCCGGCATCGTCGGCCGATTACCCCGAGCCCTACCTGTATACGTACTGCCGCGACGACGACCCGGCGGTGCTGATCCGCGGCGCCAAGAACGCACCGCGCCCGGCCGACGACGACACCGCCGGTCCCCCGCCGGGCGCCGACCTGGGTGCGACCACCGACCCGACACCCAAAGGCCGCTACACCATTCCGACCCCCTACGGCGGCCCGGTGCTGCCGATCGAACCGCCGAGTTGA
- a CDS encoding MlaD family protein: protein MRRWKQTAAAALVAVGATACSSNGLSSLPLPAPSVGSGGYRLTAVFSNALNLPAEAKVKLAGADVGQLERMVASNYTAVTTIRIMDGVRLPRGSTAELRSATPLGDVFIALKPPPDASAATPLLKDGDTIGLDSTTAAATVESVLSSAAVMVNGGAVRNFTNVINGLGKATGDQGQAFGDIIAKTNGTLAKLTARSDQISDALTETSHLAAELDAKNQALSEVMVAAGPATDTLAANADTVADVVQQAGDTSKQLQKFPSIAGTDTSGRSVIGDANTIARSWNDLVLAPDADLRSLNRLMPPIIKATASNSFSVRASIDRLVLGSMPDAGFLGDPGFHGPKRYDWAQMVGTFKYTLWRLQQRVVGSGPGVPQVPVLPSPTDPGSVIVAPPGPPPGPPASEPPP, encoded by the coding sequence ATGAGACGCTGGAAGCAGACCGCTGCCGCGGCTCTGGTCGCGGTCGGCGCCACCGCGTGCTCGTCGAACGGCCTGTCCAGCCTGCCGCTACCGGCCCCGAGCGTCGGCAGCGGTGGGTACCGGCTGACCGCGGTGTTCTCCAATGCGCTGAACCTGCCCGCCGAGGCCAAGGTGAAGCTCGCCGGCGCCGACGTCGGCCAGCTCGAGAGGATGGTGGCCAGCAATTACACCGCGGTCACGACGATCCGGATCATGGACGGGGTGCGTCTGCCGCGGGGCAGTACGGCCGAATTGCGTTCGGCCACGCCGCTCGGCGATGTGTTCATCGCATTGAAACCCCCGCCAGACGCCTCCGCGGCCACGCCGTTGCTGAAGGATGGCGACACCATCGGTCTGGATTCCACGACGGCGGCGGCGACCGTGGAGTCGGTGCTCAGTTCGGCCGCGGTGATGGTGAACGGCGGCGCGGTGCGCAACTTCACCAACGTCATCAACGGGTTGGGTAAGGCCACCGGCGATCAAGGGCAGGCCTTCGGCGACATCATCGCCAAGACCAACGGCACACTGGCCAAGCTGACAGCACGCTCCGACCAGATCTCGGACGCGTTGACCGAAACCTCGCACTTGGCCGCCGAACTCGACGCCAAGAATCAGGCACTGAGCGAGGTGATGGTCGCGGCGGGTCCGGCGACCGACACACTGGCCGCCAACGCCGACACCGTCGCCGACGTCGTCCAGCAGGCCGGCGACACCAGCAAGCAGTTGCAGAAGTTCCCGTCGATCGCGGGCACCGACACCAGCGGGCGCAGTGTGATCGGTGACGCCAACACCATCGCCCGCTCGTGGAACGACCTGGTGCTGGCCCCGGACGCCGATCTGCGGTCACTGAACCGGCTGATGCCGCCGATCATCAAAGCGACTGCCAGCAACTCGTTTTCGGTGCGGGCCAGCATCGACCGACTGGTTCTCGGGTCGATGCCGGACGCCGGTTTCCTCGGCGACCCCGGTTTCCACGGACCCAAGCGCTACGACTGGGCGCAGATGGTCGGGACGTTCAAGTACACGCTTTGGCGATTGCAGCAGCGCGTCGTCGGGTCCGGCCCCGGGGTTCCGCAGGTTCCCGTGCTGCCCAGCCCCACCGATCCCGGCAGTGTGATCGTCGCGCCACCTGGCCCGCCACCTGGCCCGCCTGCGTCGGAGCCGCCGCCATGA
- a CDS encoding MCE family protein, with protein MNARARLLAVLTVVVVVAASAITVAWTYFRSATDHITLTAQFDSAAGLYVDNTVAVLGMPVGKVTAITPKSGYVEVQFTVDRGVQVPANAQAVTISTSILTDRQIELTPPYRGGPVLKDHDTIGLPRTKTPVEFARVLGVLDKISTSLKGDGNGNGPVANVVNSGAAIADGNGQKIKDALGQLSNALRLSADGGAQTRDQLTTIVRNLSSLMQAAADNDATLREFGATVRQLSQIVNDEDFGSGTTGKTMNTLLAQVGDFLEKNRDNIKAVVNNGNTTANTLVERQRDLKEFLDVAPLTLDNMYNVVDQNNGAARARVLTDRVLFDSQYTKEICNLMGLRQLGCSTGTLQDFGPDFGLTYVLDGMAAMGQK; from the coding sequence ATGAATGCGCGGGCCCGGCTGCTGGCCGTTCTGACGGTGGTCGTGGTGGTGGCTGCGTCGGCGATCACCGTGGCGTGGACGTACTTCCGGTCGGCCACCGACCACATCACGCTGACCGCGCAATTCGACAGCGCCGCCGGGCTGTACGTCGACAACACGGTCGCGGTGCTCGGCATGCCGGTCGGCAAGGTCACGGCGATCACCCCCAAGAGCGGCTACGTCGAGGTGCAGTTCACCGTCGACCGCGGCGTGCAGGTCCCGGCGAATGCGCAGGCGGTGACGATCTCGACGTCGATCCTCACCGACCGGCAGATCGAGCTCACTCCGCCATATCGCGGCGGTCCGGTGCTCAAGGATCACGACACCATCGGATTGCCGCGGACCAAGACGCCCGTCGAGTTCGCCCGGGTGCTTGGTGTTCTGGACAAGATCTCCACCTCGCTCAAGGGCGACGGAAACGGTAACGGACCGGTGGCCAACGTCGTCAACTCGGGGGCAGCGATCGCCGACGGCAACGGCCAGAAGATCAAGGATGCGCTGGGACAGCTGTCGAATGCCTTGCGGCTGTCCGCCGATGGCGGCGCACAGACCCGAGACCAGTTGACCACGATCGTGCGCAACCTCAGCTCGCTGATGCAGGCCGCCGCCGACAACGACGCGACGCTGCGCGAGTTCGGCGCGACCGTGCGTCAGCTCAGCCAGATCGTCAACGACGAGGACTTCGGCAGCGGCACCACCGGCAAGACCATGAACACCCTGCTGGCCCAGGTCGGCGATTTCCTGGAGAAGAACCGCGACAACATCAAAGCTGTTGTCAACAACGGCAATACGACGGCGAACACACTGGTCGAACGGCAGCGTGACCTCAAGGAGTTCCTCGACGTCGCGCCGCTGACGCTGGACAACATGTACAACGTCGTCGACCAGAACAACGGCGCGGCACGGGCGCGGGTGCTCACCGATCGGGTGCTGTTCGACAGCCAGTACACCAAGGAGATCTGCAACCTGATGGGTTTGCGCCAACTGGGCTGCAGCACCGGCACATTGCAGGATTTCGGCCCAGACTTCGGGCTGACCTACGTTCTCGACGGCATGGCCGCGATGGGCCAGAAATGA
- a CDS encoding MCE family protein → MARRPLETYNKTWLGLIAVAVVTVIVGAMLIANAANVGHRHYTAKFLQAAALQAGNPITIGGIQVGKVTSMTLAGDHVEAGLEVRDDVALGKDSKAVIKVATILGSRYLALEPVDGGTLPDNTFDLSHTEVPYDLQAALADVTTTYEQVDTDSFAKSLAILGEQMQGLPAVVPQAMQNIHTLSTVIADRRDQLGALLKSTDMVSSTLERQHANIAAMITQGQELIGRFVDRSATFHAMMAALTNLVNTMSTTVVANRGELDQTITNLRRLSDLLAQHDDLLRSTLQAGPVALRGFANASGTGNAVDFNTPNGIAVDSWMCAISGRAKQFNMIQYYKDCK, encoded by the coding sequence ATGGCTAGGCGCCCGCTGGAGACCTACAACAAGACCTGGCTCGGTCTGATCGCCGTCGCCGTGGTGACCGTCATCGTCGGGGCAATGCTGATTGCCAACGCCGCCAACGTCGGTCACCGGCACTACACCGCCAAGTTCCTTCAAGCCGCCGCCCTGCAGGCGGGCAACCCGATCACCATCGGCGGCATCCAGGTCGGCAAGGTCACCAGCATGACGTTGGCCGGCGACCACGTCGAAGCCGGCCTCGAGGTTCGCGACGACGTCGCGCTCGGCAAGGACTCGAAGGCGGTCATCAAGGTCGCCACCATCCTGGGATCGCGCTATCTGGCGTTGGAGCCCGTCGACGGTGGGACGTTGCCCGACAACACCTTCGACCTGTCGCACACCGAGGTGCCGTATGACCTGCAGGCCGCCCTTGCCGACGTCACGACCACCTACGAGCAGGTTGACACCGATTCGTTCGCGAAGTCGCTGGCGATCCTCGGCGAACAGATGCAGGGCCTGCCCGCCGTGGTGCCGCAGGCGATGCAGAACATCCACACCCTGTCGACCGTGATCGCCGACCGGCGAGACCAGCTGGGCGCGTTGCTGAAAAGCACGGACATGGTCAGCAGCACCCTGGAGCGCCAGCACGCCAACATCGCGGCGATGATCACTCAGGGGCAGGAGCTGATCGGCCGGTTCGTGGATCGCAGCGCGACGTTCCACGCCATGATGGCGGCGCTGACCAACCTGGTGAACACGATGAGCACCACGGTGGTGGCCAACCGTGGCGAGTTGGACCAGACCATCACGAATCTGCGCCGGCTGTCCGACCTGCTGGCCCAACATGACGATCTGCTGCGCAGCACCCTGCAGGCCGGACCGGTGGCACTGCGCGGTTTCGCCAACGCCAGCGGCACCGGCAACGCCGTCGACTTCAACACGCCCAACGGTATTGCCGTCGACTCCTGGATGTGCGCCATCAGCGGACGAGCCAAGCAGTTCAACATGATCCAGTACTACAAGGACTGCAAATGA
- a CDS encoding MCE family protein: MKFRAPLIGLSLLMVVAVTLTWLVYVTLRRDVAGPTTPYAAMFTDVYGLREGDDVRMAGVRVGRVEKIELAGTLAKVSFVVQNDQHLFGNTVASVTYQNIVGQRYLGLSLGKIGSPGPLAPHATIPVERTDPSFDVGTLLNGYEPLFSVLNPRDADNLTKGVIQSLQGDNSSIVNLVSQTSTLTDTFAGRDQVLGDVITQLNTVMASLAKQNTSLDQVLSQTSSVVSDFNARRTQLVDSTGAMARVIRQLSTISDTVNPSLNEMITRQPGFTGHLVDIEPQLAFTGDNLPLMLKGLARITNEGAFANAYACDLNGTGFFPGLNDITPIIVNAATPGNKAMYTPRCRNMANG; this comes from the coding sequence ATGAAGTTCCGCGCCCCGCTGATCGGGCTGTCACTGCTCATGGTGGTGGCGGTGACGCTGACCTGGCTGGTGTATGTCACGTTGCGCCGCGACGTGGCCGGCCCCACCACCCCGTATGCCGCGATGTTCACCGACGTGTACGGGCTGCGTGAAGGTGACGACGTCCGGATGGCGGGCGTGCGCGTCGGACGGGTCGAAAAGATCGAACTGGCAGGCACATTGGCCAAAGTGTCGTTCGTCGTACAGAACGATCAGCACCTGTTCGGCAACACTGTCGCGTCGGTGACCTACCAGAACATCGTCGGGCAGCGTTACCTCGGGCTGTCACTCGGAAAGATCGGCAGCCCGGGCCCGCTCGCACCGCATGCCACGATCCCGGTTGAGCGCACCGATCCGTCCTTCGACGTCGGCACACTGCTCAACGGCTACGAACCACTGTTCAGCGTGCTCAACCCCCGCGACGCCGACAACCTGACCAAGGGCGTCATCCAATCGCTGCAGGGCGACAACTCGTCGATCGTGAACCTGGTCAGCCAAACCTCCACGCTGACCGACACATTCGCCGGGCGCGATCAGGTGCTCGGTGATGTGATCACTCAGTTGAACACCGTGATGGCGAGCCTGGCCAAGCAGAACACCAGCCTCGACCAGGTGCTCTCCCAGACCAGCTCAGTCGTATCGGACTTCAATGCCCGGCGCACCCAACTGGTGGATTCGACAGGGGCGATGGCGCGGGTGATCCGCCAGCTGTCGACGATCTCCGACACGGTCAACCCGTCACTGAACGAGATGATCACGCGCCAGCCCGGTTTCACCGGACACCTGGTCGACATCGAGCCGCAGCTGGCGTTCACCGGTGACAACCTGCCACTGATGCTCAAAGGGCTGGCCCGGATCACCAACGAGGGTGCCTTCGCCAACGCGTACGCCTGCGATCTGAACGGCACCGGGTTCTTTCCCGGCCTCAACGACATCACGCCGATCATCGTCAACGCGGCGACACCGGGAAACAAGGCGATGTACACCCCACGATGCAGGAACATGGCCAATGGCTAG
- a CDS encoding MlaD family protein: MANSFDLDGRGPTDRQLLVCGLAVVVVAALVTTLLLLKSNGKLDNYVRVVADLLNVGDGLPQKSDVKYHGILVGLVDSVVPAANGHPNYVHIDLKPEYAGSIPATVTARVVPSNVFAVSSVQLVADGAGPAIRAGEHIPEDTQLPTVLFQTTISKLRDVLAATGRGREDRSVGILAAVNAATENRRTKLLTGGAQLNRLLDQLNSVISTDDGPSTVSALIDATHGLAATAPDLVDALHQAVQPMQVLAEKRSALTALVTGGAHTLGTTHTALDNHIDQLTGISHDLTPVLGSLAMNAGKFVPAFTKLNVLSRKFFDEVWMPELDTGNMRVNLSLTPSYDYTRADCPRYGQLLGASCYTAPKIVVRPDLPEMLLPQNYQPPKDLAPTPGTVVGPDGNLVAVGPPLVNPNPNLTDPNPPTPWWAPPFPPVPLAANPDDAPPSPAPPASAPPLPAEAGGSR, from the coding sequence ATGGCGAATTCCTTTGACCTCGACGGGCGTGGACCTACCGACCGTCAGCTCCTGGTCTGCGGGCTGGCCGTCGTGGTGGTCGCCGCTTTGGTGACAACGCTGCTGCTGCTCAAGTCGAACGGCAAGCTCGACAACTATGTGCGAGTGGTCGCCGATCTGCTGAACGTCGGTGACGGGCTGCCGCAGAAGTCAGACGTGAAATATCACGGCATTCTGGTCGGACTGGTCGACAGCGTAGTCCCCGCCGCCAACGGTCATCCCAACTACGTCCACATCGACCTGAAGCCCGAGTACGCCGGCTCCATCCCGGCGACCGTCACGGCCCGGGTGGTCCCGTCCAACGTGTTCGCGGTGTCGTCGGTGCAACTCGTGGCCGATGGGGCCGGGCCGGCGATCCGCGCCGGGGAACACATTCCCGAGGACACCCAGCTGCCGACCGTGCTCTTCCAGACCACCATCAGCAAGCTGCGTGACGTGCTGGCCGCCACCGGGCGCGGCCGTGAGGACCGCAGCGTCGGAATCCTGGCTGCGGTCAACGCCGCCACCGAGAACCGGCGCACAAAGTTGCTCACCGGCGGCGCCCAACTGAATCGGCTACTGGACCAGCTGAACTCGGTCATCAGCACCGACGACGGGCCATCGACGGTCTCGGCGTTGATCGACGCCACCCACGGGCTGGCTGCCACCGCACCAGATCTGGTTGACGCGCTGCACCAGGCGGTGCAGCCCATGCAGGTGCTGGCCGAAAAGCGGTCGGCATTGACCGCTTTGGTGACCGGTGGCGCGCACACGCTGGGCACCACGCATACCGCGCTGGACAATCACATCGACCAGCTGACCGGCATCAGCCACGACCTGACGCCGGTGCTGGGCAGCCTCGCGATGAACGCGGGCAAGTTCGTGCCGGCATTCACGAAGTTGAACGTATTGTCCCGCAAGTTCTTCGACGAGGTATGGATGCCGGAGCTGGATACCGGCAACATGCGGGTCAATCTGTCGTTGACGCCCAGCTACGACTACACCCGGGCCGACTGCCCGCGCTACGGCCAGCTGCTGGGGGCCAGCTGCTACACGGCACCGAAGATCGTCGTGCGGCCAGACCTGCCCGAGATGCTGCTGCCGCAGAACTACCAGCCGCCCAAGGATCTGGCCCCGACGCCGGGCACCGTCGTCGGGCCGGACGGCAATCTCGTCGCGGTCGGCCCCCCGCTGGTGAACCCGAATCCGAACCTGACTGACCCCAATCCCCCGACACCGTGGTGGGCCCCGCCGTTTCCTCCGGTGCCGCTTGCCGCCAATCCCGACGATGCCCCGCCGTCGCCGGCACCGCCGGCTTCGGCGCCGCCACTGCCCGCCGAGGCCGGAGGGTCGAGATGA
- a CDS encoding MlaE family ABC transporter permease, with the protein MTASTYSPFRVPWARFSRRLMSPVVRLGHMLVFFVRAVAAVPIVLRHYRTEFARLLSDIAWGNGSLVVGGGTAGVALVLGVTVGAIVGIEGYNFLNLLGLGPATGIISSLVNTRELAPIAASLAFATQGGCRFTAQLGSMRIAEEIDALDSLAIRPIPYLVTTRLMASVVAVIPLYVLCLAVSYLTTQIVVEVISGGSNGAYLHYFTLMLSGRDILYSLLKAVVFVWIASTIQCYYGFYASGGPEGVGIAAGHAMRAAITVTIVVNMLMTMALWSVDAGARFGG; encoded by the coding sequence GTGACCGCATCGACCTACAGCCCGTTCCGGGTCCCCTGGGCCCGGTTCTCCCGGCGGCTGATGTCACCGGTCGTCCGGCTGGGCCACATGCTGGTGTTCTTCGTCCGCGCAGTCGCGGCGGTGCCGATCGTGTTGCGCCACTACCGTACCGAGTTCGCCCGGCTGCTGTCCGATATCGCCTGGGGCAACGGGTCATTGGTGGTCGGCGGCGGCACCGCGGGCGTCGCTTTGGTGCTGGGCGTCACGGTCGGCGCGATCGTCGGCATCGAGGGCTACAACTTCTTGAACCTGTTGGGGCTGGGCCCCGCGACCGGGATCATCTCGTCGCTGGTGAACACCCGCGAGCTCGCGCCGATCGCGGCATCGCTGGCGTTCGCGACGCAGGGCGGCTGCCGGTTCACCGCACAGCTGGGTTCCATGCGGATCGCCGAGGAGATCGACGCGCTGGACTCGCTGGCGATCCGCCCCATCCCCTACCTCGTCACCACGCGACTGATGGCGTCCGTCGTCGCCGTGATCCCGCTCTACGTCTTGTGTTTGGCGGTGAGCTACCTGACCACCCAGATCGTGGTCGAGGTGATCAGCGGCGGATCGAACGGCGCCTACCTGCATTACTTCACGCTGATGCTGTCCGGCAGGGACATCCTGTACTCGCTGCTGAAGGCGGTCGTGTTCGTCTGGATCGCCTCGACCATCCAGTGCTACTACGGCTTTTACGCCAGCGGCGGACCCGAGGGGGTCGGCATCGCCGCCGGGCACGCGATGCGCGCGGCCATCACGGTGACGATCGTGGTGAACATGCTGATGACCATGGCGCTGTGGAGCGTTGATGCCGGGGCGAGGTTCGGCGGCTAG
- a CDS encoding MlaE family ABC transporter permease, whose protein sequence is MTTAEESPSSGAVANPRAVDVVGGWTLGYVKRHPLASLATVGDQFVLGVRTLQYLFLDLVTGRFPLQEFVRQGAFMAGTAVVPTVLVALPVGVTLSIQFALLAGQVGATSLAGAASGLAVIRQAASLVAAILMAAAVGSAITADLGSRTMREEIDAMEVMGVSVIRRLVVPRFAAAIMIGVALTGVVCFVGFLASYLFNVYFQNGAPGSFVATFASFTTPGDMVLALLKAVVFGAIVAIVSSQKGLSTKGGPTGVANSVNAAVVESILILMIVNVAISQLYNMLFPRVGL, encoded by the coding sequence ATGACGACGGCCGAGGAATCGCCATCGTCGGGAGCTGTGGCCAACCCGCGGGCGGTCGACGTCGTCGGCGGGTGGACCCTCGGTTATGTGAAGCGGCATCCGCTGGCATCGCTGGCGACCGTCGGTGATCAGTTCGTCCTCGGGGTGAGAACCCTTCAATACTTGTTCCTCGACCTGGTCACCGGCCGGTTCCCGCTGCAGGAGTTCGTCCGCCAAGGCGCCTTCATGGCCGGAACAGCCGTGGTCCCCACAGTGCTGGTGGCCCTGCCGGTCGGGGTGACGCTGTCGATCCAATTCGCTCTGCTCGCCGGCCAGGTCGGCGCCACCTCGCTGGCCGGTGCGGCCAGCGGGCTGGCCGTGATCCGGCAGGCTGCATCCCTGGTCGCCGCGATCCTGATGGCGGCCGCTGTCGGTTCGGCCATCACCGCGGATCTGGGCTCACGGACGATGCGCGAAGAGATCGACGCCATGGAGGTCATGGGCGTTTCGGTCATTCGCCGCCTCGTCGTCCCGCGGTTCGCCGCCGCGATCATGATCGGCGTCGCCCTCACGGGAGTGGTGTGCTTCGTCGGGTTCCTGGCGAGCTATCTGTTCAACGTCTACTTCCAGAACGGTGCCCCCGGTAGCTTCGTGGCCACGTTTGCGTCCTTCACCACGCCCGGCGACATGGTGCTGGCGTTGCTCAAGGCCGTGGTGTTCGGCGCGATCGTCGCGATCGTGTCCAGTCAGAAGGGACTGTCCACCAAAGGCGGCCCCACCGGAGTCGCCAACTCGGTGAATGCTGCTGTCGTCGAATCGATTCTGATCCTGATGATCGTCAACGTCGCGATCAGCCAGCTATACAACATGCTGTTCCCGCGAGTGGGGCTGTGA
- a CDS encoding fatty acid desaturase family protein, with the protein MAITDVVDYAHLSQQDIDTLAAALDAIRRDIEDSRGERDAAYIRRTIMFQRALDAGARLLIFGSRSRRGWLLGVASLAVAKSVENMEISHNVVHGQWDWMNDPEIHSTTWEWDMAGLSSQWQYSHNYRHHMYANVVGVDDDLGFGIMRVTRDVAWRPRNLMQPFRNALLAVIFEWGIALHGLHSEHERATNAEQRQGHTRALKAKIRRQIIKDYVAIPALNGSRWRRALSANVAANIVRNIWAYTVIFCGHFPDGVSTFTPDVVQQESKAEWYLRQMLGSANFTAGRVLAFLSGNLCYQIEHHLFPDLPSNRYAQIARRVRPLCEEYGLPYTTGPLLRQFLQTQRTILKLALPDRAA; encoded by the coding sequence ATCGCCATCACAGACGTCGTTGACTATGCGCATCTGAGCCAACAGGACATCGATACCTTGGCGGCCGCACTCGATGCGATCCGCCGCGATATCGAGGACTCCCGCGGCGAGCGCGACGCCGCCTACATCCGTCGCACGATCATGTTCCAGAGAGCACTCGATGCCGGCGCCCGACTGCTGATCTTCGGCAGCCGATCACGGCGTGGGTGGCTGCTCGGGGTGGCGTCGCTGGCCGTGGCCAAGAGCGTCGAGAACATGGAAATAAGCCACAACGTCGTTCACGGGCAATGGGATTGGATGAACGATCCCGAGATCCACTCCACCACCTGGGAGTGGGACATGGCCGGGCTGTCGTCGCAATGGCAGTACTCACACAACTACCGGCACCACATGTACGCCAACGTCGTCGGCGTCGACGACGACCTCGGCTTCGGCATCATGCGGGTGACCCGCGATGTCGCATGGCGGCCACGTAACCTGATGCAGCCGTTTCGCAACGCGCTGCTGGCCGTCATCTTCGAATGGGGCATCGCACTGCACGGTCTGCACTCGGAACATGAACGCGCAACCAACGCCGAGCAACGCCAAGGCCACACGCGCGCGCTGAAGGCCAAGATCCGGCGACAGATCATCAAGGACTACGTTGCGATCCCGGCCCTCAACGGATCTCGTTGGCGGCGGGCTTTGTCAGCGAACGTCGCCGCCAACATCGTGCGCAACATCTGGGCCTACACGGTGATCTTCTGCGGGCATTTCCCCGACGGGGTGTCGACCTTCACACCCGATGTCGTCCAGCAGGAGAGCAAGGCCGAATGGTACCTGCGCCAGATGCTGGGCAGCGCCAACTTCACGGCCGGGCGGGTACTCGCCTTCCTCAGCGGGAACCTGTGCTACCAGATCGAGCACCACCTGTTCCCCGATCTGCCGAGCAATCGCTACGCCCAGATAGCGCGACGGGTTCGCCCGCTCTGCGAGGAATACGGTCTGCCGTACACCACCGGCCCACTGCTTCGCCAATTCCTTCAGACGCAGCGGACCATCCTCAAGCTGGCGCTGCCGGACCGCGCCGCCTGA
- a CDS encoding GAF and ANTAR domain-containing protein, translating to MTIQDELVAAVDGQRGVKAADRLCEACVLLLDIDAAAISLVFDGANAGTLGSSGASARAYDELQFTYGEGPCLDAVLQQAPVVVIDLAHPGEARWPNYGRAMLEHRIRGVLAMPVLVAGEYVGALDLFRAQPGPLAGEQLAGAAAAAELAGIPVLDLLVGDLQAAVDDPSSNAWAELCTLSRAEVSQATGMLVAQLDIDPTEALVRLRAHAYATGRTATDVARDIIDRRLRLETDR from the coding sequence TTGACGATCCAGGACGAGCTTGTTGCGGCCGTCGACGGCCAGCGTGGAGTGAAAGCCGCCGACCGGCTCTGTGAAGCGTGTGTGCTCCTGCTCGACATTGACGCAGCCGCGATTTCGCTTGTCTTCGATGGTGCGAACGCGGGCACGCTGGGCTCCAGTGGTGCCTCGGCTCGGGCGTATGACGAATTGCAGTTCACCTACGGCGAAGGGCCGTGCCTGGACGCGGTCCTCCAGCAGGCCCCGGTGGTGGTGATCGACCTTGCGCATCCCGGGGAAGCGCGGTGGCCCAATTACGGACGGGCCATGCTGGAGCATCGGATCCGGGGAGTTCTTGCGATGCCGGTACTGGTAGCCGGTGAGTATGTGGGCGCGCTGGACCTCTTCCGGGCTCAGCCTGGTCCTCTGGCGGGCGAGCAACTCGCCGGCGCGGCCGCCGCTGCCGAGCTGGCCGGCATTCCGGTGCTGGATCTGCTGGTCGGCGACCTGCAGGCGGCCGTCGATGATCCCAGCAGCAACGCATGGGCGGAATTGTGTACGTTGAGCCGCGCCGAGGTCAGCCAGGCAACCGGAATGTTGGTGGCGCAGTTGGACATAGATCCGACCGAGGCGCTGGTGCGGCTGCGTGCGCACGCCTACGCCACCGGTCGCACCGCTACCGATGTCGCCCGCGACATCATCGACCGGCGGCTGAGACTGGAGACGGACAGATGA